DNA sequence from the Phycisphaeraceae bacterium genome:
AACGCGTTTTCGCAGTCGCGAGAATACTGATCAGAAGCAAGTACTGGCGTGAAGTCGCCGCAAAAGAAAAGCGAAATTCGACCAAAAAACTACGGACGAAAATACTGCGATAACGTAGAGCCATCGGGTTTCATCGAATTTGAGTTGGGAACACAACACATGCCACGCGTGAAACGCCATAACACGCCAGTCTTTGCGCCTCAACTTGGATGGGCCATCTACTTGAGGACAAGCAGCGACGAGAGCCAGAAGCCGGAACTCTCGCGTGCGCGTCAGCGTTTTGTGATCGACAAGAATGTGCTCGATCACTCGGATATGCCTGTATTCGGTGAGTACGTCGACGTACTGACAGGCACGACTGCCAATCGACCTGCGTATCAACGGCTGCTGATGGATGCGCGCGATGGCAAGTTCTCACACGTCATCGTCGAACGTGCTGACCGCTTTGGACGGAACGATACAGAGGCGATGCGCGCGATTGACGAATTACACGAGTTCGGCGTGGCCGTGCGGTTTGCCAACATGCCTGACATCGATCCGATGCACATGGATCAGCGGGTATTGGTGACCATGACGTTCACGCTGGCTAGGCGTGAGTCGCAGCTGCTGGGCGTGCGTGTAAAAGGCGGCCTTCAGGCGAAACTGAAATCTGGAGGTTGGGCTAATCTCGCTCCGGACGGCTATATCAATCGATCGGGCAAAACCGACCGTGACAAGAAGAAAGATCTGGGGCGCATTGAC
Encoded proteins:
- a CDS encoding recombinase family protein, with the translated sequence MKSPQKKSEIRPKNYGRKYCDNVEPSGFIEFELGTQHMPRVKRHNTPVFAPQLGWAIYLRTSSDESQKPELSRARQRFVIDKNVLDHSDMPVFGEYVDVLTGTTANRPAYQRLLMDARDGKFSHVIVERADRFGRNDTEAMRAIDELHEFGVAVRFANMPDIDPMHMDQRVLVTMTFTLARRESQLLGVRVKGGLQAKLKSGGWANLAPDGYINRSGKTDRDKKKDLGRIDHWIELDEERAHIWRYAWDLLLDKQLSLSEIAEALHAKGYTYRRGRPFVVVMPDGTRIRNINTLS